In Anaeromyxobacter diazotrophicus, the sequence GGAGCGCACATCGCAGGAACCCCCGGGTCCGGGGGCTTGGCATTCACCGCTTCGACGTGAGGAGTCGCATGCATCTGGGAATGGGTGAGATGTTGGTCGTGCTGGTGATCGCGCTGCTCGTGTTCGGCCCCACCAAGGTGCCGCAGCTCGGGGAGTCGCTCGGGAAGGGCATCCGCAACTTCAAGAAGGCGGTGAACGAGCCAGAGGCGGAGAGCGTTCCCGTCCCGGTTGCGCCGCAGCCCCAGCTCGCGCCGAGCGCGGCGGTCTCCCAGGCCGCGCCGCCCGCGACCGTCCGCCCGACCGAGGACGCCTGAGCGGAAGATGGGCACGCGGATGCAGCTACCTCGGACCAGGGGCAGATCGCCCGCGCAACTTGGGCCGAGCTCTTCGGTTGGAGCCGGCATGCTCACCCCGGCCGACGACCAGATCACTTCGCTGCTCCTGCGCCGGGTGATCCGCTACCAGACCACCGGCTTCGGGCTGATGATCCTCCTGCTGTTCGCGGACGACCTCGCCTGCCTCTGGAGGGGGCAGCCGGTACCTCGCTGGGAGCTGGTCGAGCTGGCGGCGGCCTGCGCGGTCGGGGCGCTCTCGTTCGCGATGACGCGGCGGCTGACCCCTCGCATCCAGCTGCTCGAGGGGCTCGTCTGCATCTGCATGCACTGCAAGCGCGTGCGGAGCGACGGCGACTGGGTCCAGGTCGAGCGGTACGTGGCCGCGCGGTCGCCCACGCAGTTCTCGCACGGACTCTGCCCGGAGTGCTACGCGCGCAAGTACGAGCGCGAGGACCCGCGCCAGGCGGCGCCGCCCGGCGGCCACCGCGCCGCTTGACCGTCCGACACGGTTCCCTCTCCCCCACCGGGGCTCTCTCTTCCCCCGCGCCGCGCGAACTCGTGACACGGTGCTCTCATCTCCCTGGCCCCGCGAAGCGCGGAGAGGGCCGGGGCGAGGGGCCGCTCGACACCGACCGACCTCGCAGCATGGGGCGGCTGTCCTGCATCGGCGGGCGGACTTCGGGCAGAGAGGGGCGCGGCAGATGGGCGGCCGGGACCGCGCGTCGCGGGCGCCGCTGGACGGTGAGCGTCGAGGGCGAGGCGTCACCGTGCGTCCGCCCCGACAAGGCGTGGCCCGGCTCACGGGGACGAAGGGGCGCGGGTGTGGGCATGCGGCGGCGACGGAGCCGATGGGCGTGCGGCGCACTGCCCTGATCAGGTCTACTCTGCGTGCCGATCTGGTTGACTTTCCGTGTCAGACCGCCGTGCGATGATCTCTCCCATGGACGCCGCACCCGACCTGGCCGCGCTCTCGCCTGGGAACGCCTGGCGGGCGGGCTTCGCGCCGCCGGCCGTCGAGGCCGCGCCGCTCACCGGGCGCGAGCTCGACGCCTGGTTCCGCGGCGGCGAGCCGGAGGCCGACACCTGCGAGGCGCTGCTCACCTGGGCGGCCAGGGCCCGGGGCGCGCTCGACGTGGCCATCGCCGAGGGGCTCGACGCGCTCCGGCGGGGCGACCGGCTGGCCGAGCTCGCGTGCCACCTCTACGACTACGCGCGGGAGGTGCTCGACCTCGGCAAGCGGGCCGCCGAGGGGCTCGCCCTGCTCGGCCGGGAGCTGCGGACGCGGCCGCTCCTGCGCGAGGCGCTCACGGCGGGGCGGGTCAAGCTCCGCGCCGCGCAGACGGTGCTGAAGGTGGCGGTGGGCGAGGACGAGGCGGTCTGGGTGGAGCGCGCGGCGCGGATGACCGTCCGCGCGCTCGAGGCCGAGGTCCGCCGGGCAAGGACGGCGCCGGGCGACGAGGAGGAGCCGTGGCTGCGCCTCGGCGTGCGCCTCGAGCCGGCGGAGCGCGAGGTG encodes:
- the tatA gene encoding twin-arginine translocase TatA/TatE family subunit, with product MGEMLVVLVIALLVFGPTKVPQLGESLGKGIRNFKKAVNEPEAESVPVPVAPQPQLAPSAAVSQAAPPATVRPTEDA